The Apis cerana isolate GH-2021 linkage group LG16, AcerK_1.0, whole genome shotgun sequence genome segment tatagataaaatataatataattgttattcaatgagaaatatattaaacaatatttttttatttctcaggTCAATATTAGATGACATAAAAGTTCGTATTGAAGAATTTCATGAACAAAATCAATCTATATTTGATCTATTTTCACTTTCACAACTACAAAAGTGGTCTCAATCCCAACGTGAACAATAATTTGaagtatgaaaatattgatgttTTTTGATAgacatgtttttaaaatttataattataaaataaataacttgaccaaaatatatatttacgttcgcacatttttgatgaaataaaatcattatgtatatttaaaatcgtaaaattaataaaaaaaatattatgaaaaaattatttatttttagaatattttaattaacaaatagtagaaaataatttatataatatttaattatgtcattaattatatattttatacttgaaatttaaaatgttgcaGTTGAGTacgtgtatattatttaaatgctgATAATATGACGACGATGCATCTACACCGTACGCCATCTTAATTCGAGTATGGTTGCCGCCAATGTACTACGTTTCTCTAAATTTTGTTACTTTgtgaattcttaaaaattaatatttttttttggaattaatgattacgtatttattttttagataatctatttttgttcatttatttctatatattaatatgtcaCAACAATACTGTTTTCTTTGCGCAAGTGATGGTGGTGTTTTCTTGGATATTACGGAGGATAATAAACAAGTATATTATGATCAATTTGAGATCTGCTCACTTGTTAAGGtagttttacataaaaaaatgcgTGCTTAAAATCACTAATTTGCTAGTGAATATTCAAatctgattaaattttctgGAGCAAATCTGAGCGTGCGTCGATATTTGCACATTAAATAACGTAAATATAcgaagagatatttttaagttaatttgtcaataattatatttaaatataataaaaaatctattcttaTTGTTATAACCAATCTATTACaaaaaatcatattgtaatattaattttttaaagttattaatttacaaatataattgagGTTAAGTAaagcatttaattattttatacaaaaaaaatttatattattatagtatgaaattgaatactattttatgtataacttaaaaatttatacattattctatttatcaagatataaataattttatattatataataaattaaaattttctatattttttataaaatttataaattttgttatatattaaattttttacaatgttatgttattatgtatttatgtaaatctatatttataaatactataatcttctatatatttattttacatttaaattatattcaaaaagtgatattgattttatgaaaatatttcctaaCTATACtagtaataattacaaattagaatattttaaatatattattatgtaattttttatattttgttattatttttttttataatatatatatcttttatatatatatttgtttaattattaaattaaaaatttagtttatttttatatgttttagttatattaaatattcatatttacataGGTACCAAAAGCAAATGAATTGCCAAccagaatttgtcataaatgtgcatatgaattaaatcaatgtagtgcttttataaaaaaatttaaacgaaatacaAAGCAAAAAACAAATGTCCGCAAACAATGCTGCAATTTATGTCGGGAACCTGCaaaaaacgaatttatttttgatcttgttaaagagaaaaacttgcaacaaagtatatttttcaaaatacgaAAGCTTTTCAATCATGaagtatgaaataataatatattgatttattaattgtaatatattatgattattttttatcttttaattatatcttttgacagtttgaaaaattttgggaagagtttaaatttatatgtttatcttGTCGATACACAATAGATGTGTTGTTGGATTTACAACACATATGTGAAGAAACTGCAAATaccataaaattcaataatacaaataataaggaaacaaataatttgatttttcataagGTAatgttttatcatatatataatatttgttttatttggatttattatgtacataatatttgttttatctgattaaatattttataatgataaagatattaagaaaatatttttataaaagctttttgatataaaagaaatcataatatggcaataattttttttatgtaaatggtggattttaaagatttcataatctatttttaagatttatatttaagtttaattaatattaatttctattacaaaataaaatttattttttgtatatataaatatataaatgatttgtgttatcaaaattatttttttacttaaaaaataaaggtatagttatgttatttaaaaaaaaaaaataaagatgattttataatctgtgaaaactttcatttatataaaatttattaatatattatagcaaaaaatttttacaataacattttttttatatctttattgctttttgatatatttaatctagTCTAGAAAaacaagtattttatttaatattaaatcaatttattaattatattatacctttaaatttagattgttcatgatatttttattgtgtttATTTATAGGTAAAAACAACTGTCATAAGTCGCAAAACTACTATTACTGAATCTAAGAGAGTAAATTTATCCATATTACGGGAAAGGGAAATTGATTCTGACAATATGACTCGTACACGGTCTCAAaatcaattgaataaaaaaataacatcaaaGTCTTGTAATAAATGTCATGATTCTATTAAAACTGATGATGATATGTATAAGATTCATGAAACAGGAAATATTGTATGtaaaaattgttggaaaaatatgaatattcataaggatgaaattgaaaagcaAAAACAACAAAATCTTACAGAAATCAAACTTTGTACAGTTTTTCTAAAAGATGTATTAAAAGATAGTGATATAAAAGCGAAAAAACTGTATAGAATTAATGAAGATGATAAAggtaataaaacatatattataatggataatgatttaaaaaatgaaaataaatctaataaagaatttgataatataggAAATACTATAGAAAAACAAGGTCAAAAGCGatctattaaagatataaatgaaaacacaaataatgaatatacacctaataaaaagcataaatctaatacaaaagaaataaataatattaattcaaaagagTCAAATTTGAAGCaaaagaatcgaaatcgaaatagtATTCAAAATTCAGATTCAGATTCTTCTGTATCAAAAActgcaaaaagaaaacaaagaacCTTAACAAGACATAAACGAGCAATTGGTTTATCGTTATCCGATGCCGACGTTGACAATAAGCATAGtcgtaaaagattaaaaactatttttaaaactgtttCTATAGTAAAAAATGTAGATGAAAGTGACGAATCGTTATCAAACGAAGATGTATCAAAGAAAAAGCGAACAAGACTTACAAGCGCTCCACCAGAGAGTATATCTTTGCGAAAAACAAGGAATAATAGCCAAAACTTTGCAAAACGTTCCATGAATTTCAGCGATTTAACGTCTCATGAATTTCAATCTTcagaatcaaataataaaaaagatatatttgagACTCAGACATATGTATGTGATGAATGTGGAGCCAGTTATGAAAATAAAGTGATAGGTTTAACACACAAATTGACgcattataaacaattaagattagaaattcaaaaattaagtgACGAAAGtttcataaaagaaatacCAAACTCAAATGAAGCAGTAAATGATTTAGAAGATCTATCtgaatctataataatttcagtagaagatgatgaagaagaattaatggaagatgaaaagaatttaaatgaaaataatcatgaaaatgttttttctcctaaaaaagaagtaatagAAGATGTTGTTGATGTAAAACTAGTCATGAAAGAATTTGACGATgatcaaatacaaaaaattgagaatgaaaaggaaatggaaattaaaacaaatgttgatatttcatcaattcaaaatgaaaatgaagttGAAAAAGACATTATTACAGAAACTGAAAATAATTGTACTGATAATGATAAGActgataaaagtatttatgaatttgatgaaaatatgaaattagaagaaatacagaaaaattcaaataaaatatataataataatgaagatatacaggaaaaatataaagaaaagaaacaaataaatgaccaaaaaaataatggaactaaaatagaggaaagaaagaaaaatgatgacattacagaaaaagaaaaagaaaataatgacattaaagaaagagaagaagaaaatgatattgaagatggagaaaatgtaaagaaaaatataaataataaaaacaatgaaaaagaaaaagaacaggAGGAAATGATAtacaatgaagaagaaaaagagcaaGAACAAATGATGcacattgaaaaagaaaaagaacaagaagaaatgaaatacaatgaagaagaaattaaaacgaataaagaAAGTAAATCTAATGAAGATTTTGTTGAATTTActatgaatgaaaatgaaattcagaCTCCTTTTAAAGTGATTGAACAAAAtggtattgaaaaaaaagaaataaatgatagaaatgattcaatacaaaatacaaaacagaaattgtttgaatgtatacaagaaagaaaatctgatgaaagtgaaatatatacaaaaatagataatttcaattcaaaggaatcaaaattagaaacaaacataatattggaagaagaaaacataataaataaaaacgatcTTCATATAGATgaagcaaaaattaaattaaatatttcaacacaAAAAGAGCTAATGAACGATTCTGCTAATGTTGTAGCAGAAGTATTGCAAGAAGTACTTGATTTAGCAAGTGCAAAGGTTGAAGAACGGCAAGAAACTATTGATATAGatgcaagaaataattttatcgagacgGAAACTTTAGAAAACATATCAcatgaaatacaaaatactGTTGATATGCCATCTCTCAAAGTAGACAATATAATCGATTTTGAGTAATATCCATAGATGAGATAATTtcataagtatatttattaccACTTTTCTATAACAAATTAAGTATAGTTCTGATATAAAAatccattttcttttgtttttcttatttagatgtttgatatatatgtaaatatatcttgtatatttttaatttacatttatataaatagaaaaagaatagaatgaataattattcaattcttattttaaatttaaacagagtattcaattttaatatacatttttaataattttcaattatttcaaatcattaaTATCCTTTGTATACgtagtttattttttcatagaaatatattattatttaaaaacatattattacataaatgattataagTTGACGTATCTGATATGTTGTAAATATGTCATATATatgttgatatttaatattttttataattttcattatgctAGGAAGAAAgttatattacatacataattaaatagtttaaaagtttagataaaaataattgaactcatttctaaatatttgcaataaatttttatatgttaattatctctttattaagaaatatttatagaatagaaaattctaaACAAGTTTACTTATTCATAATTGGAGATATTAAacgttaataatttcttaattttattaaaaagtttataaattaaatattgatttattttttaaaaattgatatatttttaaaaactgataaaatttataattaattgtttttagtgGTATAAGTaccatgtaaaatatttaaaatttaaagtaaaaataagatattgcaCATAAATATAGTATGTAATCATGgaataaatcttttgaaatttattaataattaatttattaataattattattgatataattaaattttactttttgtatTCTATGaacttattacaatataaaatcatcatgaaagttacaattttaatacatatgtaaaatGAACTAAAcaaattgattgattgaaattttatttttaataactttaataataatatattttaataattttttataatacacagttttttttataaaaaactatttattaaaactttttttttttataaaaaaaaattgggttCATTAAAGcaatacattttctttaacttaatcttcattttgtatttatttttgtttaattatataaatcaattttcgaaaaatataacatatatatttttataagtttgaCTGTGCACAAATtgcttgtttaaaaattattgcgaCAATTCATATTCACAAAAGAAGATATGAAgtttttatacttaaatataaagttgGATAAGTACAACATGAatctataattagaaattttatttggcattattgttacatataaatttttaagcttTTGTAAAAGATAGTGAAGATGAAATTGTATCCGCgttttcatattcaatttcCAAATCTGACTTTACAtctgaaacatttataatatatatatataaaatgatatttttcaaggtaaataagattttatttatatatatattaggatgattcttattttcgaaacgttcCCAGAATAgttgcaattaataaaaaaaaaataatttatacaaaattttttcaatcaaataacGAGAGAATGTActcttgttttaataattgattaattattcgatgagataatcaacattttaattttcaaaattaaaaaaaaattttgatattttttatttttttttatttttttcaaaaaatcatttatcaaaatcatttatatcgttatgttattatatacaaaataatatgatattaaaaatacattctgtttaaatttgcatctattacattttttgatataattaataatttagaagacaataaaaaaaacaattttatgagtatttaattaattatttcttcaagATATATGTTTTCATTATCTAagcgagtatatatataaattttgtacacattattttttttattaattaaaactatactaaaaaatatcataaaaaaactttaatcaaaagtaaataagattattttaatttatgctcTCACAAAAGTCATAAAATAGTTTACATTCGGTTCAAGACTGGTAAAAAACAGAAagaatgtatgaaaaaaaattacttaatctagtatattttatacaataagaaaatataaagtataataaaaaaaaatctgcaatttaaaatgtatatctttatcaaatactaaagttttttcaaaaaataaaatatcttatgatTTTTGAgtggaaatataatacatttataatatatattcaacaatCATCcacatattcaaaatttaatcaataatgtatgatttttcataaataagaaaaaaaaaagaaattaattttagtattttatgtaaacatctgttacatattaaaaattttagaagtaTAATGGTAACCATTGTATGACAGTCATTGGAGtgttttttgaagaaaaatatgtacataatataaatatgcaataattattaaaatttattaaaataaagacttCGAACTAAATATAAGTCGTATGCTTttggatgaaattttaaatttctcaaatattataattgattttatcaggATTCATATGATATCTGATATTGATATATgcaataatgtattaatatacattaatatgatacattatcaatatgataattataaaaataattataaaaattcagaatatattaaaaatttttttgataaataataaaacataaatatgtataaaaaaatagttatacattgtaatattacataataatttaatagtaaatgttcaattttgattaccgattattttttcttcttcaatccAGAAAGGTTTTCTGTGACTTTTCCATTGACAAAGGTCCAATGTTGCGTTTTGATCATATTCACCACATCGTAATAacaaatcgatatatttctcgattttttcttgccctttaaaaagatatatataacatacatgtattttttttacacataaaTGAACACTttagagatttttaatttctatttcatttaagaATAGATAAGAGACAACTTATACTTCAATACTTTGTAATTAAGTACTCAATATCGTGATACGATTTgtgtagataaatatttaagaaatgttaaaatatgtaaaataaaaagaaaataataattgtatttctatataattaagtaatattgtgtataattttcaatatgtgaaaacataagaaaaatttcatttcatacttgttattttttatcaagtaaacataacattatatatgagTTTATATgctagatataaaaataatcttttaaaatattaccttTAGAAATTCCTGCTATGCATCTTGCGCGATCAGCTTCGTGAAACAGGCCTAATCTACTGTACAAGCTAAAAGCAGTTTCTAAATGACCAGTAGATAGATGTAACTTTCTCTatgggaaaaaattaacaatgaaatttttgttattttaattccatattttatattccatgtaatatattagttaattttattatttgataaagtcAAAtaccataaataattattataatcttttgatttgtatatatatttcttgaatatgTATCTTTTTGTAGAATCATTGTAACAATATTCATAAGCAGAGTAAtagaacatatttttttccagtTTATTTTTACCTGATTTAAAAAGTGTTCACCAGTGTAATAATGTGCATCGGCGAGTTTTTCAATAAGACCAAAATCCTCAGCGCTTTCTCGCCATTTTTGCAAATGTTTTTCCGTATAATTATCGTCATTTAATTGCTATATGTTTAAGATAAGTGCCAATCATATTTTtgtggaaatataaaaaggaaaaaacaatttgattACCTTATACGTAAAAGCTAATTGCATGTGCGCATTGCAAACACCTTCGGCATCTGAAATTCTTCTTGCAAGGgccaataattttgaaaaattatgcaaCGCATTTTTCATGTCATTTACAGCAGCATAACATTTACCAAGCTCGTAAAGAACTTCGTTCATATATTCAGTGTTTTGAgctgtttttattttcgtttaaatgatttattgttaattttataatcatatgaaATCGatgaaagttaataaaatttaccatCTAAAGCTCTTTCTTCAGCTTTTATGCAAAACGATAAAGCGCGTTCAGGATTTTCAGGACGTATCTTGCGAACTAAAATCAACAGACCTTTGTATAGAAGTATGTTACATTCTACGAAGATGGAATATTGCTTTATTTGCAGTTTATATGACGCATtccaatatttatcttttgaatCTTTTCGCGCCTTTTCTAAGTAAGTTATAGCTTCTTTTGGTTTTTCTACTAATTAtacaatcgaaaatatttttagaaagtttttataatatttttaggaaGTTGGAAATATGAGAAGATCTGTTTAACTAACATTCGTAAAAGAGAAATCGACCATATAAATAACGTATCAATgtaattgtttcattatcatcatcgacTATCCATTCTGCAGCTGAAAGAGCAGCTTGATATAGTTGTTCTGTTACCCACCACCATTCCCAtgtttttgtttgaaaaaataggGCCATATCTAAAAGTGATATCGCTCGTCCAATGTAATCATCtgtagtatttatttaaaactgtaTCAtcagtatttatttaaaattattatttaaaaaagcttaaacgaattaatttatttttatttattatattttttcgtaccTTCCCTTCTACATTTTTCAGTTTGGATTAATCCGTCTTTcaagaaaagtataaattctttttgatcCTTCAAATATGGTTTTTTCCACGATATCAATACTGtcttttctacaattttttcatcaagatctaaaatttctttcatataattatatgctaTATGATATCCTTCTTCTTCAAGTTCGCAAAGAATTGCCTCGTGAAACGgagtataaaatctatttgtaattattgcaGTTAACATCTTTACAAATATCtttatgttattttcatttttatatttttaatctatatataatataacaataatagtaataataatgtatatataataataataataacaataataaaaacctTCTTAATTCTCTGGGACTTATGTTCGGTAATGCAGCTTTTAAATCGTccataatcttatatatttcttttccgtGAGCTTGAGGCAAAGTTTTTAATCTTGGATTTGTAATATAACTTTCCGAAGTATTTGACCATTCTTTAtaatccttttttaaaaattccgtgatatcgtattttttttcttcatcataTTCTgtcattgttaaaaatatttcttctaaccTCTTGACAacatatgtaaaatgtaaataatcagAATGGAAtaagaggaaaataaaaagaatttaggaATATAGTAATAACTATGCGATCAGGTTTCGCAATGCAATATctgcaattaatttattgcataagataaatattaacataagtAGTAAATATGCCTATACACATTATACGgccgataaaaatatacacacataAATACAACCATATTTTACGAAATGGCATTTCACGCATGTGCAAAAAGTATGGCGCTTAACGAAAACCATATACacgcataataaaatatattatgatatgttCAATTCACCGCATGAAAAGCCCACCAAtcgtgtttttatttaaaataataattcatatattatctttGTACTTTTATGCAGTACTAGCTACTTGTTTCCTAGGTTCGAGCCTGATCTTGAATCCGTCAgctcttttcaaaataatgtcAGCTTGTAGTCTGAACTCAGATTCCTTGATATCGGATCTTACGCggaagtttcttaaaattgttGACAAAACAATCTTGAGTTTAAGCATTGCATATTTTCGGCCTACACATGATCGCGGTCCAGCCGAGAATGGCACAAATGCGTAATAGTGACGATTCGCGGTTTTTTCTGGTAAGAAATTGTCAGGATCGAAGACATCTGGGTTAGGATAAATATGTGGTTGTCGGTGCAGTTTAAAGGTTCCAATAACAACCGTGCAACCTGCTGGGATGGTATAGTCTCCGCTTGCTAAAATTACCGtgagtttaatattaatattggtaaaaagataaaatatgcgAATcggtggaaaatataaaaaaattttatctcacGATACTAACCTAATTTCAAATCTGTCTTGATTTCACGAGCGATAAGGGGTACAGGTGGATACATTCGAAGTGTTTCCAAAAGACAACGTTcaagatatttcatttctaaagTATCTTGGAAAGTGGCTGGCCTATCACTGTCACCAAAGATTTCATCGAGTTCCTGAATTACTTTTTCCTGAATATCAGGATGGCAACCCATCACTGCAAGGAAGAAACTGGATCCGGAAGCGGTGGTATCGTGTCCCTTTAAAACATAAacatattccatttatttttatataagaatttattattatattatataattacgtcgaatatcaatttatgttaaaatctTACCTCAAACATAATTGTATCTACTTGTTCCTTGACTTCTTTATCGCTAAGGAGAACACCATTTTGACCGGCTTCCATTAAAAGATCAAGAAAagcttgtctttttttttcaccgacATCATCATCAATGTCCAAATCATCTTTAAGACCAACCGATTGTCCAAATGAAACACCTTCTACTACAATATTATTGGTCtaacatttacaaaaaaatggtatcaattattttagaataaaaattaaatatacgaaacatgtatgaaaatttgtttgattcTTACTTTTGATTCGGTTTGATTTGATTTCTGGGCGTTATTGTCAATGATGTTACGTTTTCCACTTTTGTATTCTTCCTTTTTGAGTTGAATAACTTTTTTGGTTAATCCatgaataatttcaagtaaCTTGATTTGATTTCTGCCATATTTTGTCAGATTGAACAACCAGTCAGGTCTAAGCCATACTTTTGTGTGACGGAGGTGCAAAATGTCGCACATCCTACAAGCAATTTAACTTTGCTTGAATTATACGTATGTACATACATTACGTTTACATTACAAAAATGTATCCGATTTCCAGTGCTTATGTAATACTGGTTATAACTCGTGCACATTGGAATATCAGCAAACTTTCTCCGAGGAAGAAAACGTTTGCGTAAGAGGGGGTCGGAAAAACGAATACGTACTTCATTACAGCCATGGCATATTCGAATGCATTATGGTCCCGAGTGGGCTTGGAGACACCCATAGCGGTTTCCAGAAGGATGTCAACAGTCAGTTCAGACATATAATTATGACAATCGAATTCCTTCCCATTCTCTTTGCGCATCTTCTCGACGACACTTCTCGCATTCGCATTGAACAAATCGATAAAGCTTTTCAATACGTTCAAATGGAAAGTTGGTGCGATTAGTTTGCGGTGATTACGCCATTTCTGACCTGTATTTATGATCAacttttaagtaaatattaattatattataattagaaatttttgaaaatataatataatagttacgCCAATTcagtcaaaaatttaaaatcactcGTTTTGAAGAAgcatttaaatagataaattagaattttattattttagaaa includes the following:
- the LOC108000424 gene encoding uncharacterized protein LOC108000424, giving the protein MTEYDEEKKYDITEFLKKDYKEWSNTSESYITNPRLKTLPQAHGKEIYKIMDDLKAALPNISPRELRRFYTPFHEAILCELEEEGYHIAYNYMKEILDLDEKIVEKTVLISWKKPYLKDQKEFILFLKDGLIQTEKCRREDDYIGRAISLLDMALFFQTKTWEWWWVTEQLYQAALSAAEWIVDDDNETITLIRYLYGRFLFYELEKPKEAITYLEKARKDSKDKYWNASYKLQIKQYSIFVECNILLYKGLLILVRKIRPENPERALSFCIKAEERALDAQNTEYMNEVLYELGKCYAAVNDMKNALHNFSKLLALARRISDAEGVCNAHMQLAFTYKQLNDDNYTEKHLQKWRESAEDFGLIEKLADAHYYTGEHFLNQRKLHLSTGHLETAFSLYSRLGLFHEADRARCIAGISKGQEKIEKYIDLLLRCGEYDQNATLDLCQWKSHRKPFWIEEEKIIDVKSDLEIEYENADTISSSLSFTKA
- the LOC108000423 gene encoding cytochrome P450 4g15; translation: MSTAGPEIVAGSMAAASATGFSASSVFLSLLIPALVLYFIYFRISRRHLLELADKIPGPPALPLIGNALDLFGSHDAIFSTVLKKAENFTDVVKIWIGPKLIICLIDPRDVEIILSSNVYIDKSTEYRFFKPWLGDGLLISTGQKWRNHRKLIAPTFHLNVLKSFIDLFNANARSVVEKMRKENGKEFDCHNYMSELTVDILLETAMGVSKPTRDHNAFEYAMAVMKMCDILHLRHTKVWLRPDWLFNLTKYGRNQIKLLEIIHGLTKKVIQLKKEEYKSGKRNIIDNNAQKSNQTESKTNNIVVEGVSFGQSVGLKDDLDIDDDVGEKKRQAFLDLLMEAGQNGVLLSDKEVKEQVDTIMFEGHDTTASGSSFFLAVMGCHPDIQEKVIQELDEIFGDSDRPATFQDTLEMKYLERCLLETLRMYPPVPLIAREIKTDLKLASGDYTIPAGCTVVIGTFKLHRQPHIYPNPDVFDPDNFLPEKTANRHYYAFVPFSAGPRSCVGRKYAMLKLKIVLSTILRNFRVRSDIKESEFRLQADIILKRADGFKIRLEPRKQVASTA